GTATTAAAGGGACAGccctgtgtgtgtatcagaTCCTGGATGCGATGAACCAGGACAGCGGCGTCCCTCTGACCCAGCTGCAGGTGGACGGAGGCATGACGTCCAACAGACTCCTGATGCAGCTGCAGGCCGACATCCTCTGCATTCCCGTAGGTAAGAGGACTCTCTCAactcacacatgcatgtactacacacacacacacacacaaacacacacacacacacacacacacacacacacacacacacacacacacacacacacacacacacacacacacgtgttgtTTAACACAGTACTATTATTAATAAACTTAGGATCATTTAATGAAGATAAAATCAAACTCAAGTGTTGTCAGTGTGAAAGGACAGTAAGGCAAAACATGAAGAACATCTGCACTTAAAGGGGTACAGTCCTGGTTTTGCGTGGTACATCTACGTGTGTGGGGAAAAAGGAAGTATAGAGCCTTTAGTGTGTCTAAAAAAGGATTTATGAAGTCTGATAAAGTGATGTCAGTGACGGTTTGgtctgaagaaaaaaatctgcGAGGTGTGAACAGTCTTTAAGGAAGTGAGCTCATCAGATCTCTGTAGTTCCTCATTTCTGCTGCAAGTTGCCGACTCAAGGTTACATTAATAGCTATTAGCAAGACAAACCTGAAGCTCTGAACAGAGGGTTAACTTCaggttgcattgtgggtaatgcaGACACCAGGTTTTGACCAGAAAGAATGTGGGGATGTAAAATAGGCTCTGTTGGACCTGGCTTACTGAGATACGTTAAACTATGTCTGTGGTCAAATTGAGTATGTGGGGTTAACACTGTATATATAGTATGTGGCGTACGTGTCAGTGACAAATGCCTTGTTTACTAGTCAACATTTAAGTTGTGAGCTTACAAACAATATGTACTGCCCGCAGTCCTTTGCAGCCCATCAGACTGTGGAACAGTGCACTGTGGgcagacaaagaaagaaaaacaaatgatggtGCAAAATGATCCAAAAAAAGAGGGGCTCACATTTATAATGTACTGTAGAATATATAAGTATATAACACTTGTGTTTTgcaatatttcttaaaatagtactagaaaataataaattgaaGGTCAATGGTGCTTTGGTGAAACAGTTTATAATCAACTGTAGTTAGGAAAAGTAAAGTCCAGATGACACATGATCGATTCAGTCATGTGACGTTACTGAGGGAACTTCATGTGAGAAGTCTGATGGTAATGGCAATAACTGAATGGGTCGTAAGTAAGGAATAAATGTTGAGTCTGTAAATATACACTGGCCTTTTCTCTGGTTCAGCTGCATGGattgtaatctttttttttactgtcccTATGTAGCAGCATAAAAAAACCTCTGTaggataaataataaaacactgtgaTCAGCCGCTTCCCCAAAGTCCTCTCTCTAACAACACCTCTCAAGTTTCTCAAAGTGTTTTGTCACTGTGAGTAACCAAGGACTGAACCTGGACTTTAAACCCTCTGACTTTTGTCccagttaaaagaaaacacacacagtcacacacagatgTGGACTTTAAGGCTGTAGATTAGGGTAAGATAACTGATGTGTACTCATTCGTGGGCCCAGATGACATTATTAGTTTAAACTGAATTGACATCACAACGTCCAGCTTCATCCTGGTACCAGAATACATCTCACTTCTGTATCTTGGATTATTATCAAAATGCCTCATTGGAAGATTGCATTACCTGCAAAGTAAAAATAAGAGGCATTTGAACATAGTTCCTCCTTAAATATCTGCCACACcagaaacatttgattaaatagACTAGTTCACCATTTTTAGCAAAGTAGGATGGATGGATATGATTGGACCTGACTAAAAACATGTCTCCCTGTGTGCCGGCACATGTTGTTCCAGTGCGACCCACCATGTCGGAGACCACAGCTCTGGGTGTAGCCATGGCAGCGGGGGCAgcagagggggtgggggtgtggaACCTAAGCCCCAGTCATCTGCCAAACGTCACTACTGAGAAATATGAACCTCAGATCAACCCTGACGGTAAGGAGAAACACTGGAGGGAATGTGTGGTACTCGGCATGTGCCTCTCAAAGATGGTGGGATTactgctgccatctagtggatgTTACCATCATGACAGCGTGTCTGCAAAAAGTACcgggaaaaatgtgtgtgtgaatctgaTCTGACCCTGGTCTGTGTGTCGTCTCACAGAGAGCGAGTTCCGCTTCTCTCGCTGGAAGAAAGCCGTCCAGAGATCCATGAACTGGGAGACCAACGAGCCCTGCTGCAATACCAACGGTACACATCTGCAATACCTGTCCTAAAAAACGTTTTATCATGACTTATTACGATGTCAGTGACATACATTTCCCCCTGAACCTCGGACGGCTAACACGTGCAATATTCTGATGTGATCCCTCCGGctgctctctttcttcttcactGACAACAGGTGTAGGCAAGAAGATGAACGGCACTCCCTGGGGGgtgcctccccctcccccccacatcAGAGCAGACCCCTAAGGTCCGACATTGCTGCCGctgcatgctgtgtgtgtggcttccTCTTTGTGTTCTACTAACACTGCTGAAGGGTTTGACGGACCAgttctttcatatttaatacaGATGTTTTGAATGACAGGTTTATCCTCCGGCTCTTTAAGGAGCAATTTACCTTACCAGCTGAATGgtaaatatatttgttcttAAAGAACTCATTTATATACTACAGCTATTAGACCTCTGAGTAGATTATTGTCAAATGAATGAACTGCGTCGCTGTAGCCCTACTGTGTTGTTTGGGTGTGCATCTAACTTAGTTTATTACTTTCCACACGGTGCTCTTTCATTAGTTGAGCTGCAGTTTAAAGACAGGCTGTCTGGGTAACGTCTTAAAGGGACAGCTCAtcccaaaatataaatacatattttccacTTATCAATCTGGATTGTTTTGGTGTTGGATGCAGAGTATCTATACAATATAATGTAACTACACATTGTTGTGAGCAGTCTGATGTATGAATATCAAACTACACATACCAATGACTAAGCTGAAGCCTCTTCTGTGTGTAAACAGAAAAAGGGTGTAGTTtggtataaataaaatagttccTACATTAAACTACTCTCAGCAAGGTCTGTGGAGTAACCGGGTCATGATCTCCGGAAGGAGACATTACTGTTGTAGTTGTtgcttatctttttttttttcttctgccatCTAGGTCTATTATATTGAAAAAATGCAGATAGCTCCACAGTCTGCGACTCACACTAAGACATAGAGATTGAGTtcagataaaaggaaaatatgtaatatatcttTGAATATCAACCTCTGAGAGTTCTGCCTGAGCTGGACCTGTTCCAATGCTTAGCTGTGCTAAGATGCTAACTGGCAGAGCAAACGCCCACAGGGTTTTGGTTCAAACATTTTCATGGAACTAACCACTTTGCCTGTCACTTTATATCCAACCAAAAACACTAACGTTTGACAATCTATCTGTTGCAGTCTCTCTGAAAATGATCTTCTCTCCCCTGACAGATCCCCAGCTGTAAGTGTGGAACGGAGCCGTGAGGCCACTGGAAGAGGAAATGTGCTCCCAGGGAATAATGGACTTGAAGGCTACTTGATGCAGTCATTTGGGCTGATGTAGCTAGCAGTAGGACCGCACAACTGACTACAGAATCAAGAGCCACACAACCTGGGGAGATTTTGTAGCAACTACGGAACCGTTTTTGGATTTCTGGaatttttgtctttcttttctgaAAAGAAAGTGTTCTTTAAGTGTCCTTTTTATGAACTATGAATTAGCCTTATTCGACTTGTTAGGCATAGGAAACTCAGGTGTTCGTAGCAAACAGGCACACTACTGTACCTCATCACTGTGACTAAAGAGatactgtgtttttaattgttgtgtATCTTAATGTCTTCGTGCCTCTTTAACTTTGGGATGCACAAGATTAGCGGGATTAATTCTTGAAAAAGTTTACTGCTCAGCATCTGTCCTGCTGGTGGGGTTCGTGTTTTGAACTAAAAAGTGACCTATCTCCTGAGTTAAAGGTATCAGGAACTATTCCTTGATGATTTTTCTAGATTGAGGGGAAACTTGCTCAAATGTTagcacacacatttgcattaaGAACTGACGTCTAGCTGCAGGCAATCTCACAACAGCACTTTATAATTTATCCTGTGTATAATGACGATTGTGAGCCAGGCAGGATTTTTAACACAGGGTTTTTAAGCAGATTGTTTAGGAGGGATTTTTAGTTTAAGGAATGGACTTTAAGTTGATCATTTGCATCTGAGACTGAAGGAAGCCCCTTTACAATCTATTAAAACATCATGGTACTACAATTGCTTCCTTGTATTTTAATCTTTAATCAGTTATTAATAAACAGACATCCTGAATGATGACACCTCAAGATGACATTTTCTACAAGTtcatttattggattttttatATATAGCATTTGGGTATTGAATTGCCTGACATACTCCAAGGTGAGATGTGTAAAATATTGCCAGGAAATtaatttaacacaaacaaactgaacagaATGTGAACATAGTGTCCAGATGTCCATGTACGGTTTTCCAGACATTTACCTAAGCTAgcttgctaactggctagccGTGCCAGTCCTGTAGTACCACTGGTTACTCTAGAGGTGATAAGGAATCTGATTCCAGTGGTCTCATCCGatatgaggaagaggaagctgaAGCACGCTTCACGGTGGGGCTGTatgtttctaaaatgtgttcatttgacTAAATCTGAAGCAGcagaaaatagtttttatttgcaaaacagTTTCCAGGTGGCAACGAAGCTGCTTCTCTCGTTTCTGCTACTTTGGATTTAATACAATAAAGAGACTGTCAAAGCATACAGAGCAGGTAGAGGCACAACGCCGTAGCTAGGCCAGCGTTACAGTCTGACACCACACCTAAAGTTTGagttgtttgtgtacatttaggTGGCGTGGTATTACACATTGCATATAAAACATTCCATGTAATATGCTCCTCATAATCAGTCCCCATCAATATGAAGCAAAGTTAACATTTAAAGTCAACAGATTTAATATTCTGGGACAGGAAGTCCACAGTGGAATGCAGCTTTAACACACTACATCccaatgatgtttttttaacagttgtacatttagacacacacaggacagcTGGAGCCTGCCCTCACAGCAGGAAgttcatgtatttaaaaaaggcagttCTTTAAATACACAGGAGGAATCAGTCCAGGAGGAGTTCACTTTTCCATCTTCAGCGGGAAAACTGCCTCTTGTCACCCTTTCCTTTGTTCACATGCTTAAAGACTCTTGACTTTTGCCCAAATTTGGACTTCTGGTATCCAAAGCCGCCTCCACCGCCTCGCTTCTGCATCTTTCCGCCTTTACCGCCGTGCACGTCTGGAGAGGAGCCGGGTTAAGGGAAACTTCAACTGTTTAACATACATTTCTTCtcattgtaaatgaaatgatacaGAGCATAACTTAACACATTAAACCAACCAAAGCAAAGGATACTCAGATCGACGTATGGAGGCACTTTGAAGCCGAAGGACAGCGCCACCATGGGGAGGTTCAGGGTGTTCACGCTGTAGATCTGTTTGAGCGAGTGGGAGTCGTAAGCCCTCACGTACGACTTGTAGGACTCCTGCGCTGATTTGTGGAGGTAGTAGTTCTTCTCTATCAGCTTCTCCAGCTAGAGAACAGCAGGCAGAGTGTGAGTAAACTGGCACAAAACCAACAATGAGCgttttttcctttaaatgttcTATGGGAGAAAGGAGAGTTCTCACCTGGGACTGGATGTCAGAGATCTTAGCCCAAGAAAAGTCAAACTCACTCAATGGGACCTGGACAGAACAACATTATTCGTACTGACATTACTAAAGGAAGTCCAggtccttttctctttctgctgtaataatgcaaatgtcccctctgtgggactattaaaggtattctgattttCACCAGTGCTCAATCATTTATACCcattattattttgatattttatgtatttgttaaataacTACAAAACCTGCTATATGGTGACAAATATCATTATCAAGATATGAAATGACCCCTATGTGATCCCTAGCCAGCTCTAGTTAGGACAAAAAAGATCTAACAGTAAATGATTGTAAATGAATCAAAACGATTTCTGATCCTCTGATCAACTTAGTGACTTGATGAATACAAAATTGGGTTTGATTTTCTCACTTTAAGCACAAAGTCTAATAACTGGCAGCCATGTAAATAAATGGCCAATCCCATTTGAGGACATGACATGAGGCTGCAAGACGCatcaaattgacaaaaaatgtaaacagtagATTTATGCGAGAGCCTGCACTGTGAATCTGAATGAAGCAGAGCTAGTAAGGTTACCTTGGCCTGCTTCAGAAAGCGCAGGAAGCCCAGCTCCTCGGGGCGGAGGATCAGCAGAGCGTGGCCCCGGCCGTTGATGCCTCTGGCTGTCCTGCCCACCCTGTGGATGTACTCCTGAGGGGGGGAGACACGGGCTTATTAGGATTCCTAACATTTCTTCTGAAtccaaaagtaaacaaatgtgATATAATGTAGAAGCAGTTTGGATACCTTGGGATCATCTGGGGGGTCGTACTGGACGATCCAGTCCACCTCTGGGATGTCCAGTCCTCTGGCAGCTACGTCAGTACACAGCAGGATGCCCGAGTCAGCATTGCAGAACTGGAAGAAGGTGGTGGTACGTTTGGTCTGCTTCTGCTTGCCCtgggaaggagaagaggaagcgTTGTTACTGCGCTGGCTGTGGAGGCGAGAGAATGAATGTGATGAGCCATGTGGCGCGTCTTACATGGATGGCCATGACAGGCAGGTCAATGTAGTTGAGAAGTTCGTAGTGGAACTTCACAGACatgcaggaggagaagaaaaccATGAGCTTCTTCTTGCGGTTCTTCTTCAGGAAGGtgaagagcagcaggaagcGCTTCTCTGAGGGGCACACCACATAGCCCTGAAACACGAGACATTTCTTTAGAGTGCTGCGGCGCTGCAGGACGGCTCTGCGTTcacagacacagcagcagagcGTACCTGCTCCAGCCCGTCCACGGTGGCGTTGTCTTTGTTGTCGTCCACGCCCACGTACAGCGGCTCCTTCTTCAGGGAGATGCGGGCCAGGTCCTCCACCTTCCGGGTCTGCGTGGCTGAAAACAGCATGGTCTGTCTCTTTTCTGGGGACAGCATAGACAAGAAGCAGGGATTCAGGGACAGCAGGTGGATCAGAAGAATGAGGTCCCACAATTCAAACAGACCATGAGGAGAACAGCACACGTGCGTCTCATTGGATAATGTAACCCTGTTGACATGAGTTGTGAGGGGTCTTATAAAAAGACATTATCTAAATGCATAATAGGAAAGATTAGGGTTTATGGGACTAAGAGTAAACATAGTTCTACCTCCTCTGTTCTGAATGTGAGCTTTTTGGTTCAAACTGTCAATCAGTGTCTTAACTGTGGAAGTGCGTTACTGAATTGCTGACATACTCCTTCAACAGCAGTCAGAGGTCAGGTGGATACTTACTTGGCAGCAGTTTGATGATCTGCTTCAGTTCCTCCTCGAAGCCCACCTCTAAGATCCGGTCAGCCTCATCAATGATGAGACACTGCAGGTTCTTGTACATGAACCCGGGCGTGTTCTGAAAACACAACGTTATTTAGTGTGAATAATCTTATCCACACATTCACAGGAAAGAGTCAATAAAACAGTGATCAGATGTTTAGCCAATGTTTCTGCTCTATAAGAATGCGTGATGCTCGGTTCATACGCTTTATCTGGACCCATTAGGGCATCATCATGATACTCAGTACGTGTGGTGGTTCTGCTGTTAAGCTCACCTGCAGGTGGTCCAGCAGTCGGCCCGGTGTTGCCACCACGATGTTGACCCCGTTGGCGAGCCTCTGGGCCTCGGCGGAGCGGTTGCTGCCCCCCATGATCAGCCCGAAGGTGTGCACGTGATGCTGGATCAGCTCCTTTAGCACGCCGTATGTCTGCATCGCCAACTCACGTGTGGGCGTGAGGATCACTACTCCTGTGCCTGGGGGTTGTGGGGAGACATGAAACATCAGATCACAGTTTGATACAAGAAGCAGAATCCTGGAGAACGTGGAGagtaaatatcatttaaaaaagggactcTCACCGTTCCTGGGCATGAACTTGAGTTTGTAGATGAGCTCTATAGACGGGATGAGGAAGGCCAGggttttaccacttcctgttttggcaGCAGCCAGGACATCCCTACAGAGAGGCAAATAAAGACCGTTTTTATGAAGATAACACAAAAGCTGCTCTAAAATTCACTAATGAAGTTTCCCTGTCAAGTTCAGATGTTATTAAGTTTAACTTGCAAATTGgaatttctctttttcttaagAAACACAATTAGCTTAAGTATCTAATTTGCAatgttaatgaaataaaaatgtatttatcagcCTGAATGTTGAAGTGTGTATTATGGTGCATTAACTCCCAGCATCTTCCTGCCTGTTCCACATCTGACAGGATATCATTATTGGGaattaaataaatctatttCAATCATTTAATCACCTTTTCACATTGGTCTGAATAAGTTgcttttaatatataaaatctaaaatacattGTTGGCTACATTGTGTGGACTGGTACTAACCAACAAGCTGATTTGACTGGCACAGAGTC
This genomic stretch from Eleginops maclovinus isolate JMC-PN-2008 ecotype Puerto Natales chromosome 7, JC_Emac_rtc_rv5, whole genome shotgun sequence harbors:
- the ddx18 gene encoding ATP-dependent RNA helicase DDX18, with the translated sequence MADLQMKLLRKKIQKRSDKDKERKLLKTQAEDEDTANSNGLEKVPEAACKLDDKPKKPQQKRKEGSLNGTPTADTAVKKKTKKKRKLVDTAGSPVEKKTKTVNEADGDEEVEAKAALADGEQASEKPEEEEEDDEEGGDNDDEEGGDNDDEDKSGEEDDEEEDQPELPSGLTGAFEDTSFASLSELVSDNTLKAVREMGFEHMTEIQHKSIRPLLEGRDVLAAAKTGSGKTLAFLIPSIELIYKLKFMPRNGTGVVILTPTRELAMQTYGVLKELIQHHVHTFGLIMGGSNRSAEAQRLANGVNIVVATPGRLLDHLQNTPGFMYKNLQCLIIDEADRILEVGFEEELKQIIKLLPKKRQTMLFSATQTRKVEDLARISLKKEPLYVGVDDNKDNATVDGLEQGYVVCPSEKRFLLLFTFLKKNRKKKLMVFFSSCMSVKFHYELLNYIDLPVMAIHGKQKQTKRTTTFFQFCNADSGILLCTDVAARGLDIPEVDWIVQYDPPDDPKEYIHRVGRTARGINGRGHALLILRPEELGFLRFLKQAKVPLSEFDFSWAKISDIQSQLEKLIEKNYYLHKSAQESYKSYVRAYDSHSLKQIYSVNTLNLPMVALSFGFKVPPYVDLNVHGGKGGKMQKRGGGGGFGYQKSKFGQKSRVFKHVNKGKGDKRQFSR